A window of Diospyros lotus cultivar Yz01 chromosome 14, ASM1463336v1, whole genome shotgun sequence contains these coding sequences:
- the LOC127789718 gene encoding myb-related protein 306-like: MGRIPSCVNDDVKKGPWTPEEDILLVSYIQEHGPGNWRFVPANAGLLRCSKSCRLRWINYLRPDIKRGNFSESEEKLIIGLQALLGNRWAAMASYLPQRTDNDIKNYWNTHLKKKVMKSHEGHSREGSSSSRSMSKWKWERKLQIDINKAKQALSQALSLDKQSTALEPKSFDGSAQLSTSYASSTGNIARLLENWMKVPPNPSPTVSQTTSQSCITNDALIIGSSNTSSQAAFTSGSSSTITKATTRAAPRTLEEATSSTPVTGLHQSTSEFNQCPLLEFEKWLMEDDLMNPSCPCVVGKN; the protein is encoded by the exons ATGGGTAGAATTCCTTCTTGTGTCAATGATGATGTGAAGAAAGGGCCATGGACGCCAGAAGAGGACATCCTCTTGGTTTCCTACATCCAAGAGCATGGACCAGGGAATTGGAGATTTGTTCCTGCTAACGCTg GTTTGCTTAGATGTAGCAAAAGTTGTAGGCTCAGGTGGATTAATTATCTTCGCCCCGACATCAAACGTGGCAACTTCAGTGaaagtgaagagaaattgatcATCGGTCTTCAAGCCCTTCTTGGCAACAG ATGGGCAGCAATGGCCTCCTATCTTCCACAGAGAACTGACAATGACATCAAGAATTACTGGAACACTCATCTGAAGAAGAAGGTAATGAAAAGCCATGAAGGCCATAGCCGAGAAGGTTCCTCATCTTCCAGGTCCATGTCCAAATGGAAATGGGAGAGAAAGCTACAGATTGACATCAACAAGGCTAAGCAAGCTCTAAGCCAGGCTTTGTCCTTGGACAAACAAAGCACTGCACTTGAGCCAAAATCATTTGATGGTTCAGCCCAATTATCCACCAGTTACGCATCTAGTACTGGAAATATAGCAAGGTTGCTCGAAAACTGGATGAAGGTGCCACCAAATCCATCCCCAACAGTCTCCCAAACCACATCCCAGAGCTGCATCACTAATGATGCTCTTATTATAG GTTCATCTAACACCAGTAGTCAAGCAGCTTTTACTTCAGGATCATCTAGCACCATTACGAAAGCAACAACAAGGGCAGCGCCGAGGACGCTGGAGGAGGCTACAAGCAGCACGCCCGTAACTGGGCTCCACCAAAGTACTAGTGAATTCAATCAATGTCCTCTATTAGAATTTGAGAAATGGCTTATGGAGGATGATCTGATGAACCCGTCGTGTCCGTGCGTGGTGGGGAAGAACTGA